A genomic window from Cupriavidus metallidurans CH34 includes:
- a CDS encoding nuclear transport factor 2 family protein yields MTEIAANIANVALTDLADRYLAAWNETDAARRRDLIGRAWTESAVYVDPLMRGEGHAGIDAMIAGVQARFPGFQFRRVTPVDAHGEHMRFTWELGPAGEAALVVGTDFATVSADGRLKGMTGFIDRAPAGLAG; encoded by the coding sequence ATGACCGAAATCGCCGCCAACATCGCCAACGTCGCCCTGACCGATCTGGCCGACCGCTATCTCGCCGCCTGGAACGAAACCGACGCAGCCCGTCGCCGCGACCTGATTGGCCGCGCCTGGACCGAGTCAGCGGTCTACGTCGATCCGCTGATGCGCGGCGAGGGCCACGCGGGCATCGACGCGATGATCGCCGGAGTGCAAGCCCGCTTCCCCGGCTTCCAGTTCCGCCGCGTCACGCCGGTGGACGCGCATGGCGAGCACATGCGTTTCACCTGGGAACTGGGCCCAGCCGGCGAAGCCGCGCTGGTGGTCGGCACCGACTTTGCGACGGTTTCGGCCGACGGGCGGCTCAAGGGCATGACCGGCTTCATCGACCGGGCGCCGGCCGGGCTGGCCGGGTGA
- a CDS encoding c-type cytochrome yields the protein MDVKRFYRIASSAAVAFIVFVVIAVGSTYWWGGRKLVRKIDVAVQPVTFPTDAGAVEHGKYLYESRGCMDCHGANGAGKQVFDEANGLRVRAPDITRGNSDIEKYQLRDWDLAIRHGVAPSGRPLLIMPSEDYNRLSDSDFGALVAYVRSLPAGGGQPADIRLPWFIQGLYGAGVVKDAAEKIDHSLPPSPPIAAAVNAQYGAYVANSCKGCHGATLRGGNIPGAPPDWPAAADLRPSGAMKTYPQADQFVAMMRSGKRPDGSEVSRVMPFGAFAKMNDTDLNALYLFLAGK from the coding sequence ATGGACGTCAAACGTTTCTACCGGATTGCCAGTTCGGCGGCGGTCGCATTCATCGTATTCGTGGTGATCGCGGTGGGCAGCACGTACTGGTGGGGCGGGCGCAAGCTCGTGCGCAAGATCGACGTGGCGGTGCAGCCGGTGACCTTCCCGACGGATGCCGGGGCGGTTGAGCACGGCAAGTACCTCTACGAATCGCGCGGATGCATGGATTGCCACGGTGCCAACGGCGCGGGCAAACAGGTGTTTGACGAAGCCAATGGCCTGCGCGTGCGTGCTCCCGACATCACGCGGGGCAACTCCGACATCGAAAAATATCAGCTGCGTGACTGGGATCTGGCGATCCGTCACGGCGTGGCGCCTTCCGGGCGTCCGCTGCTGATCATGCCGAGTGAGGACTACAACCGGCTTTCCGATAGCGACTTCGGGGCGCTCGTTGCCTACGTCCGCAGCCTTCCTGCCGGGGGCGGCCAGCCGGCCGACATCCGTCTGCCGTGGTTCATCCAGGGCCTGTACGGCGCCGGGGTGGTCAAGGATGCGGCCGAGAAGATCGACCACAGCCTGCCACCGTCGCCACCGATCGCGGCTGCCGTGAATGCGCAGTACGGCGCCTACGTCGCCAATTCCTGCAAGGGGTGCCACGGCGCCACGCTGCGTGGCGGTAACATCCCCGGGGCGCCGCCCGACTGGCCGGCCGCCGCCGACCTGCGCCCGTCCGGCGCGATGAAGACGTATCCGCAGGCGGACCAGTTCGTCGCCATGATGCGCAGCGGCAAACGGCCCGATGGCAGCGAGGTGAGCCGCGTGATGCCGTTCGGCGCGTTCGCGAAGATGAACGATACCGATCTCAATGCGCTGTATCTGTTCCTCGCCGGGAAATAA
- a CDS encoding (2Fe-2S)-binding protein, with protein sequence MTSLTINGKTVEVDADPSTPLLWALRDNLGMTGTKFGCGMASCGACTVHINGTATRSCVMPISGTAGSKITTIEAMGDDKVGRAVLAAWLKHDVAQCGYCQNGQVMSAVGLLRSKPRPTDADIDQAMAGNVCRCGTYQRIRAAIKDAAHAIA encoded by the coding sequence ATGACTTCCCTCACCATCAACGGCAAGACCGTGGAGGTGGACGCCGATCCGTCCACGCCGCTGCTGTGGGCCCTGCGCGATAACCTCGGCATGACTGGCACCAAGTTCGGCTGCGGCATGGCCTCGTGCGGCGCCTGCACGGTCCATATCAACGGCACGGCCACGCGTAGCTGCGTGATGCCGATTTCCGGCACCGCCGGCAGCAAGATCACCACGATCGAGGCGATGGGCGACGACAAGGTCGGCCGCGCAGTGCTGGCCGCCTGGCTCAAGCACGACGTCGCGCAATGCGGCTACTGCCAGAACGGCCAGGTCATGAGCGCGGTGGGTCTGCTGCGCAGCAAACCACGGCCGACTGACGCCGACATCGACCAGGCCATGGCCGGCAACGTCTGCCGCTGTGGCACCTATCAACGGATTCGCGCGGCCATCAAGGACGCAGCGCACGCCATCGCCTGA
- a CDS encoding xanthine dehydrogenase family protein molybdopterin-binding subunit — MRIRGIEALAGGSGAAVKTGDAVAPLTRRGFLKLTGMAGGGLALGIGSVVESAHAQGAAKPASSPQAFLQIAPDNTVTVAVNRLEFGQGVHTALPMALAEELDVDWKNVRAILAPAGDPYKDPMFGIQMTGGSTAVNHSFEQYRELGARARAMLIAAAAQQWKVDPASCATSLGVVTSGANRATYGELAQAAMAQPVPAQVKLKDPAQFRIVGKPTPRLDAASKLHGDGVFGLDVKLKDMKVAVVAHPPRFGGKVKSFNADKARKIKGVADVFLVPVDRGGTGVAVVADGYWPAKTAREALEIVWEDAGSKVSSAALFDEYSKLAAQPGTVARALEGGNIDTALSGAAKVIEAEYRVPYLAHAPMEPLNCTMQAEIAANKATAVKVWVGSQFQTIDQAAIARTLGLTPDKVTLNTMMAGGGFGRRAVPTSDYLVESANVMRSWIAAGHTEPLKVMWSREDDIKGGYYRPLHVHRARVGVDAQGKVVGWQHTIVGQSIITGTPFEPMMVKNGVDATMVEGIIENDYGLPLQLNVHHPKTDVPVLWWRSVGNTHTAFVKETLADEMATAAKQDPVAWRMARLDEKAHARHRAALQLAVDKSGYGKKKLPKGHAWGVAVHESFGSVVAYVVDVSIEKGQPKVHRVTAGVHANRVVNPLTAEAQVQGGCVFGISMTKPGFAIEIENGVVKNSNFPDYPPPRITDAPVVDVFFVPSNDNPTGLGEPGVPAISPAIANALFRLTGKRQRQMPFVLT, encoded by the coding sequence ATGCGAATTCGTGGGATTGAAGCACTGGCCGGCGGCAGCGGCGCAGCGGTGAAAACTGGCGATGCCGTGGCGCCGCTGACGCGCCGTGGCTTCCTCAAACTGACCGGCATGGCCGGTGGCGGGCTGGCGCTCGGCATCGGTAGCGTCGTGGAATCGGCCCATGCGCAGGGTGCGGCCAAGCCGGCTTCCTCGCCGCAGGCCTTTCTGCAGATCGCGCCGGACAACACCGTGACGGTTGCCGTGAACCGGCTCGAATTCGGCCAGGGCGTGCACACCGCGCTGCCGATGGCGCTGGCCGAGGAGCTCGACGTCGACTGGAAGAACGTGCGCGCGATCCTGGCGCCGGCAGGCGATCCTTACAAGGACCCGATGTTCGGCATCCAGATGACCGGCGGCTCCACGGCGGTCAATCATTCGTTCGAACAGTACCGCGAGCTGGGCGCGCGGGCGCGCGCGATGCTGATCGCCGCGGCGGCCCAGCAGTGGAAGGTGGACCCGGCAAGCTGCGCGACGTCGCTCGGCGTGGTGACTTCGGGCGCCAACCGCGCCACGTATGGCGAATTGGCGCAGGCCGCCATGGCGCAGCCGGTGCCGGCGCAGGTCAAGCTCAAGGACCCGGCGCAGTTCCGCATCGTCGGCAAGCCGACGCCGCGCCTGGATGCCGCTTCCAAGCTGCATGGCGATGGCGTGTTCGGGCTGGACGTGAAGCTCAAGGATATGAAGGTGGCCGTGGTGGCCCATCCGCCGCGCTTCGGTGGCAAGGTCAAGTCGTTCAATGCGGACAAGGCGCGCAAGATCAAGGGCGTGGCCGATGTCTTCCTGGTGCCCGTCGATCGTGGTGGCACCGGCGTGGCGGTGGTGGCCGATGGCTACTGGCCGGCGAAGACCGCGCGCGAGGCACTGGAAATCGTCTGGGAAGACGCAGGCTCGAAGGTCAGTTCGGCGGCGCTGTTCGATGAGTACAGCAAGCTGGCCGCGCAGCCGGGCACCGTGGCCAGGGCGCTGGAAGGCGGCAACATCGACACGGCGCTGTCCGGCGCCGCGAAGGTGATCGAGGCCGAGTACCGCGTGCCGTACCTGGCCCATGCGCCGATGGAACCGTTGAACTGCACGATGCAGGCCGAGATCGCCGCGAACAAGGCCACGGCCGTCAAGGTGTGGGTGGGCTCGCAGTTCCAGACCATCGACCAGGCCGCGATCGCCCGCACGCTGGGGCTCACGCCGGACAAGGTCACGCTCAACACGATGATGGCGGGCGGCGGCTTCGGACGCCGTGCCGTACCGACTTCCGACTATCTGGTGGAATCGGCCAACGTGATGCGTAGCTGGATCGCCGCTGGCCACACCGAACCGCTCAAGGTGATGTGGAGCCGTGAGGACGACATCAAGGGTGGCTACTACCGTCCGCTGCACGTGCACCGCGCGCGCGTCGGTGTGGACGCGCAAGGCAAGGTGGTGGGTTGGCAGCATACGATCGTCGGCCAGTCGATCATCACCGGCACGCCGTTCGAGCCGATGATGGTCAAGAACGGCGTCGATGCGACCATGGTCGAGGGCATCATCGAAAACGACTACGGCCTGCCGCTGCAGCTGAACGTGCATCACCCGAAGACCGATGTGCCCGTACTCTGGTGGCGCTCCGTGGGCAACACGCACACGGCGTTCGTCAAGGAAACGCTGGCCGACGAGATGGCCACTGCCGCCAAGCAGGACCCCGTGGCATGGCGCATGGCGCGGCTCGACGAGAAGGCGCACGCACGTCATCGCGCGGCGCTCCAGCTTGCCGTGGACAAGTCGGGCTACGGCAAGAAGAAATTGCCCAAGGGACACGCCTGGGGCGTGGCCGTGCATGAATCGTTCGGCTCGGTGGTGGCGTACGTGGTCGACGTGTCGATCGAGAAGGGCCAGCCGAAGGTGCACCGCGTCACGGCGGGTGTGCATGCCAACCGCGTGGTCAACCCGCTGACCGCGGAAGCCCAGGTCCAGGGCGGCTGCGTGTTCGGCATATCGATGACCAAGCCCGGGTTTGCGATCGAGATCGAGAACGGCGTGGTGAAGAACAGCAACTTCCCCGACTATCCGCCTCCCCGCATTACCGATGCGCCAGTGGTGGACGTGTTCTTCGTGCCGTCGAACGACAACCCGACCGGGCTCGGCGAGCCGGGCGTTCCGGCGATCTCGCCGGCGATCGCCAACGCGCTGTTCCGGCTGACGGGCAAGCGTCAGCGTCAGATGCCGTTTGTGCTGACCTGA
- a CDS encoding anti-sigma factor family protein — translation MDCNDARNLLQACADGEVGAADSVRLERHLEDCESCVDSLRNLQALRAATRHGAAYHRAPADLRARILASLPAPAEPGFVDSGAAEPAGWRSWFTWSPAVNAALATITAAAVGLSLFQFNQQPSEGDLTANAIVASHVRGLISNRAIDVVSSDQHTVKPWFNGRIDYAPDVRDLGAAGFPLVGGRLDYVDGQRVAVIVYRRNQHPIDVFVIPGNNSGALGERERQGYQIETWSAHGMRYWAVTDASAGDLRAFVQAWRNAEGGVER, via the coding sequence ATGGACTGCAATGACGCCCGCAACCTGCTGCAGGCCTGCGCCGATGGCGAAGTCGGCGCGGCCGACAGCGTGCGTCTGGAACGCCACCTCGAGGATTGCGAGTCGTGCGTCGACAGCCTGCGCAACCTGCAGGCACTGCGCGCGGCCACCCGTCATGGCGCGGCATACCATCGCGCGCCAGCCGATCTGCGCGCGCGCATCCTGGCATCGCTACCCGCCCCCGCCGAGCCCGGATTTGTCGACTCTGGCGCTGCCGAGCCCGCGGGCTGGCGCAGTTGGTTCACATGGTCGCCCGCCGTCAACGCCGCACTGGCCACGATCACGGCTGCGGCCGTAGGACTGAGCCTGTTCCAGTTCAATCAGCAGCCGTCGGAGGGTGACCTGACCGCGAACGCGATCGTCGCCAGCCACGTGCGTGGCCTGATCTCGAATCGCGCGATCGACGTCGTGTCGTCGGACCAGCACACGGTCAAACCCTGGTTCAACGGCCGCATCGACTACGCGCCCGACGTGCGCGACCTGGGCGCGGCAGGATTTCCGCTGGTAGGCGGACGGCTCGATTACGTCGACGGTCAGCGTGTGGCGGTCATCGTCTACCGGCGCAACCAGCATCCGATCGACGTGTTCGTCATACCGGGCAACAACTCGGGGGCACTGGGGGAACGGGAACGCCAGGGCTACCAGATCGAAACCTGGAGCGCGCACGGCATGCGCTACTGGGCCGTGACCGATGCCTCGGCCGGCGACCTGCGCGCGTTCGTGCAGGCGTGGAGGAATGCGGAAGGGGGAGTGGAACGCTAG
- a CDS encoding RNA polymerase sigma factor — protein sequence MDAANTRRRFDDLVLPHLDAAYNLARWLCGNPGDADDVVQEAFLRAFRLFGSFRGDQPRPWLLAIVRNTWFTTWQKRKAAAEVEYDEAAPPGELPDWHGGPGDPEQWLVRDEDVRLVHAALERLPVVFREVLVLRELEELHYRDIARIADIPVGTVMSRLARGRRMLAAAVVAVRDEGAVRLAHPDAPNTANAPADIVQPAGGTRHGLQ from the coding sequence TTGGACGCCGCCAACACGCGCCGCCGCTTCGACGACCTGGTGCTGCCGCATCTGGACGCCGCCTACAACCTCGCCCGCTGGTTATGCGGCAATCCGGGCGATGCCGATGACGTGGTGCAGGAAGCATTCCTGCGCGCGTTCCGGCTGTTCGGCAGCTTCCGCGGCGACCAGCCCCGGCCCTGGCTGCTGGCCATCGTGCGCAACACGTGGTTCACCACGTGGCAGAAGCGCAAGGCGGCGGCCGAGGTGGAGTACGACGAAGCCGCGCCGCCGGGTGAACTACCCGACTGGCATGGCGGGCCCGGCGACCCGGAGCAATGGCTGGTGCGCGACGAGGATGTGCGACTGGTGCATGCCGCGCTGGAGCGACTGCCGGTCGTGTTTCGGGAGGTACTGGTGCTGCGCGAACTGGAGGAACTGCATTACCGCGACATCGCACGCATCGCCGATATTCCGGTCGGCACCGTGATGTCGCGGCTGGCACGTGGCAGGCGAATGCTGGCCGCCGCCGTCGTGGCCGTGCGCGACGAAGGCGCGGTACGGCTGGCACATCCCGACGCCCCCAACACCGCCAACGCCCCGGCCGATATCGTTCAACCCGCAGGAGGCACCCGCCATGGACTGCAATGA